The following are from one region of the Flavobacteriaceae bacterium UJ101 genome:
- a CDS encoding uncharacterized protein (To bacterial modulator of drug activity B (mdaB).), translating into MLLQNFIKMKKILIINAHQVWEGFAPGKLNGSFVEMATEILTGKGYEVKTTKVNDQDYEIESEIEKHLWADYIIVQTPMYWMQTPWIFKKYMDEVYTSAMQGQLCNGDGRTRSDASKQYGSGGTAQDKKYMLSITCNAPKEAFNDVNQTFFAGKSVDDLFLPLHSNYKFFGMTSLPTFTAFDVLKNPQIEEDFKRFKTHIETNF; encoded by the coding sequence TTGCTTTTACAAAATTTTATAAAAATGAAAAAAATACTAATTATTAATGCTCACCAAGTTTGGGAGGGCTTTGCTCCTGGAAAATTGAATGGATCTTTTGTTGAAATGGCTACTGAAATTCTAACGGGGAAAGGTTACGAAGTAAAAACGACAAAAGTTAACGATCAAGACTATGAAATAGAAAGTGAAATTGAAAAACATCTTTGGGCTGATTATATTATTGTTCAAACACCTATGTATTGGATGCAAACACCTTGGATTTTTAAAAAATATATGGATGAGGTTTATACCAGTGCAATGCAAGGTCAATTATGTAATGGTGATGGTAGAACACGTTCGGACGCTTCTAAACAATATGGTTCTGGAGGAACAGCTCAAGATAAAAAATATATGCTTTCCATTACATGTAATGCTCCAAAAGAAGCTTTTAATGATGTAAATCAAACTTTCTTTGCAGGAAAAAGTGTTGATGATCTTTTTTTACCGTTACATTCAAATTACAAATTCTTCGGAATGACATCTTTACCAACTTTTACAGCGTTTGATGTATTAAAAAACCCTCAAATTGAAGAAGATTTTAAACGTTTCAAAACCCATATAGAAACTAATTTTTAA
- the aprX gene encoding serine endopeptidase (KEGG: aoe:Clos_2786 serine protease AprX; Serine endopeptidases) gives MNFRFFNIIFILLLGTNLLLSQYRRTIKVKEVVDSIALKEHLNQIQTQKLQRTNRVLAQPFFVPNPVPQDNNKESAEVSRINLIRDSGLNLQGDGMTASMWESGNAITTHSDFYDDQSPAVTRINQLGNTAINKDHATAVAGTIASSGKNNINAKGMAPKAKIRTYNTNYSGTFTSSYINEVKTEVLSKESILANNSWDFSSGYYQNGSTWKWGEASGAKGYGMEEDYIFGFYSAFDVETDQLLNEQEDYSIIFSAGNDRNEIGGNIIGPGGTQYPKDCASGYDCISWSHNAKNIIVVGAINETLDFEKSSDITLANFSSVGPTDDGRIKPDVVAVGTNVFSTVMPDTYLSGIIGTSFSAPVISGGSLLIQEHAKNELGNTLLGFTLKGLISNTAGELGDYIGPDYHYGWGLFDAKGAADFISNIDTSTFIAEDVLSNNETKTYYFAPKLDRITATLSWYDPEGTPVFDFSTGLTDEEAQNLLLNNRTSMLVNDLDLRLENGSAEYEPWKLDVSQPSNPPLRGDNSVDNIEEVYIDTDELQESIIKVTVSHKGTLKDSLDEHFALLINGVQEINCNIYDGTSWSIKTPDGTDECLIFNGDYTISSDTTLTAPYIQIEKDMTLTVMNKSTLTINGSISNNGSLIVKPLATLKVQ, from the coding sequence ATGAACTTTAGATTTTTTAATATCATATTCATTTTATTACTCGGAACTAATTTGCTTTTAAGTCAATATAGACGAACTATAAAGGTGAAAGAAGTTGTAGATTCTATTGCTTTAAAAGAACATCTTAATCAAATTCAAACACAGAAACTACAACGAACAAATCGTGTTTTGGCACAACCTTTTTTTGTACCAAATCCTGTTCCTCAAGATAATAATAAAGAATCAGCAGAAGTGTCTCGGATAAATTTGATACGTGATTCAGGATTGAATTTACAGGGAGATGGAATGACAGCTTCAATGTGGGAATCTGGGAATGCTATTACAACTCATTCTGATTTTTATGATGATCAATCACCAGCAGTTACTCGAATTAATCAATTGGGAAATACTGCTATTAATAAAGATCATGCAACAGCTGTGGCAGGGACGATTGCTTCTAGTGGAAAGAATAATATTAATGCTAAAGGTATGGCACCTAAGGCTAAAATTAGAACGTATAATACGAACTATAGTGGAACATTTACTTCTTCTTATATCAATGAAGTAAAAACAGAGGTTTTGTCTAAGGAAAGTATTTTAGCTAATAATTCATGGGATTTTTCTTCTGGATATTATCAAAATGGAAGTACATGGAAATGGGGAGAAGCAAGTGGTGCTAAAGGTTATGGGATGGAGGAAGACTATATTTTTGGATTTTATAGTGCTTTTGATGTAGAAACAGACCAATTATTGAATGAACAGGAAGACTATTCTATTATCTTCTCTGCTGGTAATGATCGTAATGAAATAGGAGGAAATATAATAGGTCCTGGTGGAACACAATACCCGAAAGATTGTGCTTCAGGCTATGATTGTATTTCATGGTCACATAATGCCAAAAATATTATTGTTGTCGGGGCTATTAATGAGACTTTGGATTTTGAAAAATCATCTGATATTACACTTGCTAATTTTTCAAGTGTAGGCCCTACAGACGATGGTCGAATTAAACCTGATGTTGTAGCTGTAGGAACTAATGTTTTTTCCACTGTAATGCCAGATACTTATTTAAGTGGTATTATAGGGACTTCTTTTTCAGCACCTGTTATTTCAGGAGGTAGTTTACTCATTCAAGAACATGCAAAAAATGAATTAGGTAATACCCTATTAGGTTTTACACTCAAAGGATTAATCTCGAATACCGCAGGAGAATTAGGAGACTATATTGGACCAGATTATCATTATGGTTGGGGGTTATTTGATGCTAAAGGTGCGGCAGATTTTATTTCTAATATTGATACTTCTACTTTTATTGCAGAAGATGTTTTATCAAATAATGAAACTAAAACGTATTATTTTGCTCCTAAATTAGATCGAATTACTGCTACACTTTCTTGGTATGATCCAGAAGGGACTCCTGTTTTTGATTTTTCTACAGGATTGACAGATGAAGAGGCACAAAATCTATTACTCAATAACAGAACTTCTATGTTAGTTAATGATTTAGATTTACGTTTAGAGAATGGCTCTGCTGAATATGAACCTTGGAAATTAGATGTTTCACAACCTTCTAATCCTCCTTTAAGAGGTGATAATAGTGTTGATAACATTGAAGAAGTATATATAGATACAGACGAGTTACAAGAAAGTATCATTAAAGTAACGGTTTCCCATAAAGGAACTCTAAAAGATAGTTTGGACGAGCATTTTGCTCTTTTAATTAATGGTGTTCAAGAAATAAATTGTAATATTTATGATGGAACATCATGGTCTATTAAAACACCTGATGGAACAGATGAATGCTTGATTTTTAATGGAGACTATACAATTTCAAGTGATACTACACTTACAGCTCCCTATATTCAGATTGAAAAAGATATGACTTTAACTGTAATGAATAAAAGTACTTTGACTATTAATGGATCAATTAGTAATAATGGATCTTTAATTGTAAAACCTTTGGCTACTTTAAAAGTTCAATAA
- the PRPS|prsA gene encoding ribose-phosphate diphosphokinase (Involved in the biosynthesis of ribose 1,5-bisphosphate. Catalyzes the transfer of pyrophosphoryl group from ATP to ribose- 5-phosphate to yield phosphoribosyl diphosphate (PRPP) and AMP; Belongs to the ribose-phosphate pyrophosphokinase family.; KEGG: orh:Ornrh_1347 ribose-phosphate pyrophosphokinase) has protein sequence MEQQPAVVFTTRESKVLAEEIAKHLDLPLGNINFQTFSDGEYQPTFEESVRGKRVFIIGSTMPPADNLMEMLLLCDAAKRASADKITVVIPYFGWARQDRKDKPRVPIGAKMVANILTSAGATRVMTMDLHADQIQGFFEIPVDHLYASTIFVDYIKELNLKNLTFASPDMGGAKRARNYAKHLDADVVICYKERAKANQVGYMDLIGNVEGKNVVLIDDMIDTAGTITQAADLLKERGALSVRAFATHAILSGKACERIENSQMEELVVTNTIPLKCSISKIKVLTCAPLFAEVMNLVHNKKSISSKFLI, from the coding sequence ATGGAACAACAACCGGCTGTAGTTTTTACTACAAGAGAATCAAAGGTATTAGCAGAAGAAATCGCTAAACATCTTGATCTTCCTTTAGGAAATATCAATTTTCAAACTTTTAGTGATGGAGAATATCAACCCACTTTTGAAGAATCAGTAAGGGGAAAACGTGTATTTATTATTGGTTCAACTATGCCTCCAGCAGATAATTTAATGGAAATGCTATTATTGTGTGATGCAGCTAAAAGAGCCTCTGCTGATAAAATTACAGTTGTGATTCCTTACTTTGGATGGGCAAGACAAGACCGTAAAGATAAGCCACGTGTACCAATAGGAGCTAAAATGGTAGCCAACATTTTAACTTCAGCAGGAGCAACTCGCGTTATGACAATGGATCTACACGCTGATCAAATACAAGGATTCTTTGAAATTCCTGTTGATCATTTATATGCATCAACTATTTTTGTGGATTATATCAAAGAATTGAATTTAAAGAACTTAACATTTGCTTCACCTGATATGGGAGGAGCTAAAAGGGCTCGAAATTACGCTAAACATTTAGATGCAGACGTAGTTATTTGCTATAAAGAACGAGCAAAAGCAAATCAGGTAGGCTACATGGATTTAATAGGGAATGTAGAAGGAAAAAATGTAGTATTAATTGATGACATGATTGATACCGCAGGTACTATTACTCAAGCTGCTGATTTATTAAAAGAACGAGGAGCACTTAGTGTTCGCGCTTTTGCTACACATGCTATTCTTTCAGGGAAAGCTTGTGAAAGAATTGAAAATTCTCAAATGGAAGAATTGGTTGTAACCAATACTATTCCATTAAAATGTAGTATATCTAAAATAAAAGTATTAACTTGCGCCCCGCTATTTGCCGAAGTAATGAACCTAGTTCATAATAAAAAGTCAATTAGCTCGAAATTTTTAATATAA
- a CDS encoding putative ammonium transporter (Belongs to the ammonia transporter channel (TC 1.A.11.2) family.) produces MNETLLITNNVWMMVCTALVFFMHLGFALLEIGLTRQKNTINILFKNIFIISTGLILYAVVGFNLMYPGDFNGFIGFAGFGLEAPLSNGTLDLTYNEGYTYWTDFLFQGMFAATAATIVSGAVAERIKLETFIFFTILYVGFIYPIVGSWHWGGGFLAELGFYDFAGSTLVHSVGGWAALVAVWLLGARIGKYENGKVLAIAGHNIPYATFGVLILWLGWFGFNGGSVLSADPAATSLTLVTTCLAAASGGLAAFLFSLILFKTYDITMFLNGILGGLVGITAGADQMGVTDSILIGIVAGIIIVGAVTLIDNKIRLDDPVGAIAVHLVCGIWGTLAVGLFGAKASWEQFTHQAIGVAVIGLFCLSTSFIILFALKQSMGLRVSKRDEVEGLDIHEHGMDAYPDFGLNE; encoded by the coding sequence ATGAACGAAACATTACTTATCACAAATAATGTATGGATGATGGTCTGTACAGCATTAGTATTTTTTATGCATCTTGGATTCGCTCTATTAGAAATCGGATTGACAAGACAAAAGAATACAATCAATATCTTATTCAAAAATATTTTCATTATCTCTACAGGTTTAATTTTATATGCTGTTGTAGGATTTAACCTTATGTACCCAGGAGATTTCAACGGATTCATTGGTTTTGCAGGCTTTGGATTAGAAGCTCCTTTATCAAATGGCACATTGGATTTAACTTATAATGAAGGCTATACTTATTGGACAGACTTTCTTTTTCAAGGAATGTTTGCTGCAACTGCTGCAACTATTGTTTCTGGAGCAGTTGCTGAACGTATTAAATTAGAAACCTTTATTTTCTTTACTATTTTATATGTAGGATTTATATATCCTATCGTAGGATCTTGGCATTGGGGAGGTGGATTTTTGGCAGAATTGGGTTTTTATGATTTTGCTGGATCAACACTTGTTCACTCTGTTGGAGGTTGGGCAGCTCTTGTTGCAGTATGGCTTTTGGGAGCTAGAATAGGAAAATATGAAAATGGTAAAGTCTTGGCTATTGCAGGACATAATATCCCCTATGCAACTTTTGGGGTTTTAATACTATGGTTAGGTTGGTTTGGTTTCAACGGTGGTTCTGTTCTTTCCGCTGATCCAGCAGCAACTTCATTAACATTAGTTACAACCTGTTTAGCCGCTGCTTCAGGTGGATTAGCTGCTTTTTTATTTTCATTAATTCTTTTTAAAACGTACGATATTACCATGTTCTTAAATGGTATTTTAGGTGGATTAGTAGGTATTACAGCAGGAGCAGATCAAATGGGTGTGACAGATTCTATTTTGATAGGGATTGTTGCAGGAATCATTATCGTAGGGGCTGTAACCTTAATAGATAACAAAATTAGGCTAGATGATCCTGTTGGAGCTATTGCCGTGCATTTGGTTTGCGGTATATGGGGAACCTTAGCTGTAGGATTATTTGGAGCAAAGGCTAGTTGGGAACAATTTACTCATCAAGCAATTGGAGTTGCAGTAATAGGGCTTTTTTGTTTATCTACCTCTTTTATTATTCTCTTTGCTTTAAAACAATCCATGGGACTACGTGTTTCAAAACGCGACGAAGTAGAAGGGCTGGATATTCATGAACACGGAATGGATGCTTATCCAGATTTTGGATTAAACGAATAA
- a CDS encoding nitrogen fixation nifHD1 region GlnB-like protein (Could be involved in the regulation of nitrogen fixation. Belongs to the P(II) protein family.), with protein sequence MKKIEAIIRKSKFDEVKEALLNIEVKFFSYWDVTGVGNEKVGHVYRGVQFSTSDIQRRYLSIVVSENFVEKTVNTILDKAYTGHVGDGKIFISPVEETIRIRTKEKGQPALD encoded by the coding sequence ATGAAGAAAATTGAAGCCATTATTAGAAAATCAAAATTTGATGAAGTCAAAGAAGCTTTATTAAATATTGAAGTGAAGTTTTTTAGCTATTGGGATGTAACAGGAGTTGGTAATGAAAAAGTAGGACATGTTTATCGAGGTGTACAATTTAGTACATCAGATATTCAACGACGTTATTTATCTATCGTTGTTTCAGAAAATTTTGTAGAAAAAACAGTCAATACCATTTTAGATAAAGCTTATACAGGTCATGTTGGTGATGGGAAAATTTTCATTTCCCCTGTTGAAGAAACCATCAGAATAAGAACAAAAGAAAAAGGACAACCTGCATTAGATTAA
- a CDS encoding catabolite control protein (Global transcriptional regulator of carbon catabolite repression (CCR) and carbon catabolite activation (CCA), which ensures optimal energy usage under diverse conditions. Interacts with either P-Ser-HPr or P-Ser-Crh, leading to the formation of a complex that binds to DNA at the catabolite-response elements (cre). Binding to DNA allows activation or repression of many different genes and operons; Contains 1 HTH lacI-type DNA-binding domain.) — MKKITLKKIAEHFNVSIATVSKALKDAPDIGLETREKIQKFAKENHYKPNSIALSLLNKETKTIGLVLPSILNYFFAKVLSGAEDVANQRGYKIITCITNESLQKEITTLDMLNSGTVDGIMISLTQETQQKESFDHLKDVIKNTVPLVMFDRITDEIECDKIIVNDKEGAYVATDHLIQTGCKNIALVSTIHNSSVGKLRVEGYKKMLLDQNITFEDQWIIETHDAKEIEKRLEPLLEKELDGILALDESSTIEIMRIVQKKGFSVPKDISIIGFTSGAISKYITPTVTSISQHAKNIGRTSIHKLIDRLEGINAHDRFETKVIKTTLVERNSTKKKLT, encoded by the coding sequence ATGAAAAAGATCACATTAAAAAAGATCGCAGAACATTTTAACGTTTCTATAGCCACCGTTTCAAAAGCCTTAAAAGACGCTCCAGATATAGGTTTAGAGACTCGAGAGAAGATTCAAAAATTTGCAAAAGAAAACCATTATAAACCCAATAGTATTGCTCTAAGTTTATTAAATAAAGAAACCAAAACTATTGGACTTGTATTGCCTAGTATTCTGAATTACTTTTTTGCAAAAGTTTTGAGCGGGGCTGAAGATGTAGCAAATCAAAGAGGTTATAAAATCATCACATGCATTACAAATGAATCACTACAAAAAGAAATTACAACACTAGATATGTTGAATTCTGGAACGGTAGATGGGATTATGATTTCACTAACACAAGAAACACAACAAAAAGAAAGTTTTGATCATTTAAAGGATGTTATAAAAAATACCGTTCCTCTGGTTATGTTCGATCGAATTACGGATGAAATTGAGTGTGATAAAATTATCGTAAATGACAAGGAAGGAGCTTATGTCGCAACAGATCATTTAATTCAAACAGGCTGTAAAAATATAGCATTGGTTTCTACTATTCACAATTCCAGTGTAGGAAAACTACGTGTGGAAGGTTATAAGAAAATGTTATTGGATCAAAATATTACCTTTGAAGATCAATGGATTATTGAAACACATGATGCCAAAGAAATTGAAAAACGTTTAGAACCTTTATTAGAAAAAGAATTAGATGGTATTTTAGCATTAGATGAATCTTCAACAATCGAAATTATGAGGATTGTTCAAAAGAAAGGATTTTCTGTTCCAAAAGATATTTCTATTATCGGATTTACGAGTGGTGCTATTTCAAAGTACATTACACCAACTGTAACGTCTATTAGTCAGCATGCTAAAAATATTGGAAGAACTTCTATTCATAAATTAATTGATCGATTAGAAGGTATTAATGCTCATGATCGATTTGAAACAAAAGTTATTAAAACAACCTTGGTAGAACGAAATTCTACTAAAAAGAAGCTAACTTAA
- a CDS encoding 50S ribosomal protein L25 (This is one of the proteins that binds to the 5S RNA in the ribosome where it forms part of the central protuberance; Belongs to the ribosomal protein L25P family. CTC subfamily.), translating to MKSISIQGQKRENVGKAATRELRNAEQVPCVVYGGEKPIHFAATEIAFKNLVYTADAHTVVIDLDGNKIDAILQDIQFHPVTDKILHADFFQIHEDKEITMEIPVHLNKGQSKGLMAGGSLQFNLRKLKVKALPANLPDTIEVDLTDIGIGGKVYISDLKNDTYTFLHPDNAVVAAIKISRAAMKAAQDQGAEATSEATPEAAE from the coding sequence ATGAAATCAATTTCAATTCAAGGACAGAAAAGAGAAAACGTAGGAAAAGCGGCAACTCGCGAATTACGTAATGCTGAACAAGTACCTTGTGTTGTGTATGGTGGTGAAAAACCAATACATTTCGCAGCTACTGAAATAGCATTTAAAAATTTAGTTTATACTGCAGATGCACATACAGTAGTAATTGACTTAGATGGTAATAAAATAGATGCTATTTTACAAGATATCCAATTTCACCCTGTAACAGACAAAATCTTACATGCAGATTTTTTCCAAATACATGAGGATAAAGAAATTACTATGGAAATTCCTGTACATTTAAATAAAGGGCAATCAAAAGGTTTAATGGCCGGAGGTTCTTTACAGTTTAATCTACGTAAGTTAAAAGTAAAAGCTTTACCAGCAAATTTACCTGATACAATTGAAGTTGATTTAACTGATATTGGAATTGGAGGAAAAGTATACATTTCTGATTTAAAGAATGATACTTATACTTTTTTACATCCTGATAATGCTGTTGTTGCTGCAATTAAGATTTCTCGTGCTGCAATGAAAGCCGCTCAAGATCAAGGAGCAGAGGCAACAAGTGAAGCTACTCCAGAAGCAGCAGAATAA
- a CDS encoding putative esterase (Belongs to the AB hydrolase superfamily. AB hydrolase 4 family.) — protein sequence MPIIKSTYNPPRLFKNGHFSTVYSATIRKSPKLNLIRERITLPDGDFLDIDWSRTPNNNGKVLISLHGLEGDARRPYMLGLCKLFNETKWDVASVNFRGCSGEINDLFRSYTGGSTEDLIAIVTHISQKYNYSKIAFNGISLGGNLLLKYLGEGNDLPKEIVGGVAVSAPLDLYASLTEINSKPDNKLYDIYFRKYFYDKLKKKHKKFPDKINIKEFNLLTPIKDVDEKYTAPAHGFNNAMEYYAKSSSLQFLPNIKIPTLILNAKNDSFLSKNCYPYKEAEKNKFLYLEVPEYGGHVGFYQENNIYYNEKRALEFLEKLVT from the coding sequence ATGCCTATCATAAAAAGTACATATAATCCTCCTAGACTCTTTAAAAATGGCCATTTTTCAACAGTTTATAGCGCTACAATAAGGAAGTCTCCTAAACTAAATTTAATTAGAGAACGAATAACATTACCTGATGGTGATTTTTTAGATATTGATTGGTCAAGAACTCCAAATAACAATGGAAAAGTTTTAATCTCTCTTCACGGATTAGAAGGTGATGCTCGACGACCTTATATGTTAGGGCTATGTAAGTTATTTAATGAAACAAAATGGGATGTGGCATCGGTTAATTTTAGGGGTTGTAGTGGAGAGATAAATGATTTATTTCGCTCATACACAGGAGGTTCTACAGAGGATTTAATTGCTATTGTTACACATATTTCACAAAAATACAATTATTCAAAAATAGCATTTAATGGTATTAGCTTAGGAGGAAATTTATTGTTGAAATATTTAGGCGAAGGAAATGATTTACCCAAAGAAATTGTGGGAGGAGTTGCTGTTTCCGCCCCACTTGACTTGTATGCTTCTTTGACAGAAATTAATTCAAAACCTGATAATAAATTGTATGATATTTATTTTAGAAAATATTTTTATGACAAATTAAAAAAGAAGCATAAAAAATTTCCTGACAAAATAAATATTAAAGAATTTAATTTATTAACACCTATTAAGGATGTTGATGAAAAATATACAGCCCCTGCTCATGGATTTAATAATGCTATGGAGTATTATGCAAAAAGTAGTAGTTTACAATTTTTACCTAATATTAAAATTCCTACTTTAATTCTTAATGCTAAGAATGATTCCTTTTTATCTAAAAACTGTTATCCTTATAAAGAAGCTGAAAAAAATAAATTTCTCTATTTAGAAGTACCTGAATATGGTGGACATGTTGGTTTCTATCAAGAGAACAATATTTATTATAATGAAAAGAGAGCATTAGAATTCTTAGAAAAATTAGTTACGTAA
- the SOD2 gene encoding superoxide dismutase (Destroys superoxide anion radicals which are normally produced within the cells and which are toxic to biological systems. Belongs to the iron/manganese superoxide dismutase family.; KEGG: pmr:PMI1397 superoxide dismutase, Fe-Mn family) — MAFELPKLEYAYDALEPHIDARTMEIHHSKHHNGYTTKLNAAIEGTDLEGLSIEEILVKGFSNNAVRNNGGGFYNHSLFWDIMSPNGGGEATGKVAEMIQEAFGSFDAFKDAFAQAAGTRFGSGWAWLCVKDGKLEICSTANQDNPLMPGIGCEGTPILGLDVWEHAYYLNYQNRRPDYVQAFFNVIDWDKVNKRLANA; from the coding sequence ATGGCATTCGAATTACCAAAATTAGAATATGCATATGATGCGTTAGAACCACACATCGATGCAAGAACCATGGAAATCCATCATTCAAAACACCATAATGGATATACAACAAAATTAAATGCAGCTATTGAAGGAACAGATTTAGAAGGATTATCAATAGAAGAGATCTTAGTAAAAGGTTTTTCAAATAATGCAGTACGAAATAATGGAGGAGGTTTTTATAACCATTCCTTATTTTGGGATATTATGTCTCCAAATGGAGGTGGTGAAGCAACAGGAAAAGTAGCTGAAATGATTCAAGAAGCTTTTGGTTCATTTGATGCTTTTAAAGATGCTTTTGCACAAGCTGCTGGAACTCGTTTTGGTTCAGGATGGGCATGGTTATGTGTTAAAGATGGAAAATTAGAAATTTGCTCTACAGCAAATCAAGATAATCCATTAATGCCTGGTATAGGCTGTGAAGGAACTCCAATTTTAGGATTGGATGTTTGGGAACATGCTTACTATTTAAATTATCAAAACCGTCGTCCTGATTATGTTCAAGCATTTTTTAATGTAATTGATTGGGATAAAGTAAATAAAAGATTAGCAAACGCTTAA
- the nylB gene encoding 6-aminohexanoate-oligomer exohydrolase (KEGG: sfr:Sfri_3124 6-aminohexanoate-oligomer exohydrolase) translates to MKFIKRFLQIILVIIVLIIIGLYATGTDYLIKAVRCTYLQGHTTASIDDAQYFDQNLILANQPTPWKKHELYNTFELTDSLKNELKRFKTAQFVIIKDGKLLYDNAFRTDLETFNSFSMTKSITTLLLGFAIQDGYIESVNQKMIDFLPEYKDDSFGKKVTVGDLAKMSSGYGWVEDYYWPVNAITDSYYGDDVEKVVFDVPFVEEPGQRYEYLSGATQLLGITIKRATNKSLSSYLQEKVWNPLGMETDAQWTVDHQGGTEKAFCCLRAKALDYAKIGQFLLQDGQWNGKQILNKEFVTLMKTPDLDPIYGYSLWIDQNYKHPFYMLRGHLGQYTIIVPDQNLVIVRLGEIRDKREHDLGEHPLDVYIFIEETLKSLQNPI, encoded by the coding sequence ATGAAATTTATAAAACGTTTTTTACAAATTATTTTGGTTATAATTGTTCTCATTATTATAGGGCTGTATGCTACAGGTACAGATTATTTAATTAAAGCCGTTCGATGTACGTATTTACAAGGACACACAACAGCTTCAATTGATGATGCTCAGTATTTTGATCAAAACTTGATTCTAGCAAATCAACCTACTCCATGGAAAAAACATGAACTGTATAATACATTTGAATTAACAGATAGTTTGAAAAATGAATTGAAAAGATTTAAAACAGCTCAATTTGTTATTATTAAAGATGGTAAACTTCTTTATGACAATGCTTTTCGTACCGATTTGGAAACGTTTAATTCTTTTTCTATGACAAAATCAATTACGACTTTATTATTGGGGTTTGCTATTCAAGATGGATATATTGAAAGTGTTAATCAAAAAATGATTGATTTTTTACCTGAATATAAAGATGACTCTTTCGGAAAAAAGGTAACGGTTGGTGATTTAGCTAAAATGAGTTCAGGTTATGGATGGGTTGAAGACTATTATTGGCCTGTAAACGCAATTACAGACTCTTATTATGGAGACGATGTAGAAAAGGTAGTTTTTGATGTTCCTTTTGTAGAAGAACCTGGTCAACGTTATGAATATTTAAGCGGTGCTACTCAATTATTAGGAATTACAATTAAAAGAGCCACTAATAAATCTCTTTCCAGTTATCTTCAAGAAAAAGTATGGAATCCTTTAGGAATGGAAACAGATGCCCAATGGACGGTTGATCATCAAGGAGGAACTGAAAAAGCTTTTTGTTGTTTACGTGCTAAAGCACTCGATTATGCTAAAATTGGACAATTTTTATTGCAAGATGGTCAATGGAATGGAAAACAAATATTAAATAAAGAATTTGTTACTTTAATGAAAACACCTGATTTAGATCCTATTTATGGGTATTCATTGTGGATTGATCAAAATTATAAACATCCTTTTTATATGCTTCGTGGCCATCTTGGACAATATACAATTATAGTTCCTGATCAAAATTTAGTTATTGTTCGTTTAGGAGAAATTCGTGATAAAAGAGAACATGACTTAGGAGAACATCCTTTGGATGTTTATATTTTTATTGAAGAAACTTTAAAAAGTTTGCAGAATCCTATTTAG